A single window of Salvia splendens isolate huo1 chromosome 8, SspV2, whole genome shotgun sequence DNA harbors:
- the LOC121744561 gene encoding transcription factor MYB10-like, with translation MVRSPCFDSNGMKKGAWSEDEDDKLRAFILSHGHWNWRLLPKYAGLKRCGKSCRLRWVNHLKPGVKRGNFSKEEEDLVIKLHDQIGNKWSAIAAELPGRTDNDIKNFWNTRVARRKRPNPSTSSSMDNDNHLLEIAPNDAMKNIHESTVSFDTNAQPELDSMGDKFPPLMIEEEEFWCPQFYYNDFVPSEDHSTMFNDVGGSIWDESFELTSSDCQPQTRVCDPLDYDPIFSLWDS, from the exons ATGGTGAGATCACCTTGTTTTGATAGCAATGGAATGAAGAAGGGAGCTTGGAGTGAAGATGAGGATGACAAGTTGAGGGCTTTCATCCTTTCTCATGGCCATTGGAATTGGAGATTGTTGCCAAAATATGCCG GTCTGAAAAGATGTGGGAAGAGTTGCAGATTGCGGTGGGTGAATCACTTGAAACCAGGCGTCAAAAGGGGCAATTTCAGCAAGGAAGAAGAGGATCTCGTCATCAAATTGCATGACCAAATCGGCAACAA GTGGTCAGCCATTGCAGCCGAACTCCCGGGAAGAACAGACAATGACATCAAGAACTTCTGGAACACACGTGTAGCGCGACGAAAAAGGCCTAATCCATCAACTTCTTCTTCCATGGATAATGATAATCACCTGTTGGAAATAGCTCCAAATGATGCCATGAAAAATATTCACGAATCCACGGTTTCATTCGACACTAATGCACAACCTGAATTGGATTCAATGGGTGATAAATTTCCACCATTAATGATAGAGGAAGAAGAGTTTTGGTGTCCCCAGTTTTATTACAATGATTTTGTTCCAAGTGAAGATCATAGTACCATGTTTAATGATGTCGGAGGGAGTATCTGGGATGAATCTTTTGAGTTGACTAGTTCAGATTGTCAACctcaaactagggtttgtgatcCACTAGATTATGATCCAATTTTTTCGTTATGGGATTCATGA
- the LOC121744559 gene encoding probable galacturonosyltransferase 10, which produces MRRRGADFRRPVRRKFPNVVWLALCGFVIVLFVFVLRRANQRPTSRSVYTKRSPRHERFMEGLNITDEMLSPDSVTRQLNDQISLAKGFLVIAKESNNLQFAWELSAQIRNSQILLSNAALRRTPLTISESETAVRDMALLLFQAQQLHYDSATMIMRLKAKIQGLEEQMSSINEKSAKYGQIAAEEVPKSLYCLGVRLTGEWFRNAYLQKKLKENRQTALKLKDNNLYHFCVFSDNILATSVVVNSTSLNSKNPEEIVFHLVTDEVNYAAMKAWFTMNTFGGVTVDVQKIEDFSWLNASYVPVLKQLQDSETQSYYFSGSGGDNRTPIKFRNPKYLSMLNHLRFYIPEVFPDLKKVVFLDDDIVVQKDLSPLFSLNLNGNVNGAVETCMETFHRYHKYLNYSHPLIREHFDPDACGWAFGMNVFDLVEWRRRNVTGIYHYWQEKNVDRTLWKLGTLPPGLLTFYGLTEPLNPSWHVLGLGYTNIDPHLIEKGAVLHFNGNSKPWLKIGMEKYKPLWDKYVDYSHPLMQHCNVH; this is translated from the exons ATGCGGCGGAGGGGTGCGGATTTCCGGCGCCCGGTGAGGCGGAAATTTCCGAATGTGGTGTGGCTGGCGCTTTGTGGATTTGTGATTGTGCTCTTTGTTTTCGTGTTGAGACGCGCGAATCAGCGGCCCACTTCGAGATCGGTTTATACCAAG AGATCCCCTAGACATGAAAGATTTATGGAAGGCCTTAACATCACAGATGAAATGTTAAGTCCTGATTCTGTAACGAGGCAGTTGAACGACCAAATTTCTTTGGCAAAGGGATTTCTGGTTATTGCGAAAGAAAGCAACAATCTGCAATTCGCATGGGAACTCAGTGCCCAGATTCGAAATTCACAGATCCTTCTATCTAATGCTGCACTAAGACGAACGCCACTGACAATCAGCGAATCAGAAACTGCTGTTCGTGATATGGCACTTCTACTCTTCCAGGCCCAGCAACTGCATTACGACAGCGCTACCATGATCATGAGATTGAAGGCCAAGATACAAGGTCTCGAAGAACAAATGAGCTCGATTAACGAGAAGAGTGCAAAGTATGGACAAATTGCAGCTGAAGAAGTCCCAAAGAGTTTGTATTGTCTCGGTGTTCGACTGACAGGTGAATGGTTTAGGAACGCATATTTGCAAAAGAAGCTGAAAGAGAATCGGCAAACTGCTTTGAAGCTCAAAGATAACAACTTGTATCATTTCTGTGTGTTCTCCGACAATATCCTTGCCACTTCGGTCGTCGTGAATTCGACATCTCTGAACTCTAAAAATCCAGAGGAGATTGTCTTCCACCTTGTGACCGACGAAGTTAATTACGCAGCAATGAAGGCTTGGTTCACCATGAATACATTTGGAGGAGTGACAGTTGATGTGCAGAAGATCGAGGACTTTAGCTGGTTGAACGCATCCTATGTTCCTGTTCTCAAACAGCTCCAAGACTCTGAGACCCAGAGCTACTACTTCTCCGGAAGTGGAGGCGACAATCGGACTCCGATCAAGTTCAGGAATCCTAAATACCTATCCATGCTCAACCACCTCAGGTTCTACATTCCGGAAGTCTTTCCTGATCTGAAGAAGGTGGTGTTTCTTGACGACGATATTGTGGTGCAGAAAGATCTCTCGCCTCTGTTCTCGCTCAACCTGAATGGAAATGTCAATGGTGCAGTCGAGACGTGTATGGAGACGTTCCATAGATACCACAAGTACTTGAACTACTCCCACCCTCTCATCCGGGAGCACTTCGACCCCGACGCCTGTGGTTGGGCTTTTGGAATGAACGTGTTCGACTTGGTCGAATGGAGGAGAAGGAACGTCACTGGCATCTACCACTACTGGCAAGAAAAGAATGTCGACAGGACTCTCTGGAAACTCGGGACCCTCCCTCCCGGTCTGTTAACCTTCTACGGATTGACCGAGCCTTTGAACCCATCCTGGCATGTACTGGGCCTAGGCTACACGAACATCGATCCACACTTGATCGAGAAGGGAGCGGTCCTGCACTTCAACGGGAATTCGAAGCCCTGGCTGAAGATCGGGATGGAGAAATACAAGCCTCTTTGGGATAAATACGTCGATTACAGCCATCCGCTGATGCAGCACTGCAACGTCCATTAG